One Methanobrevibacter millerae genomic window carries:
- a CDS encoding TIGR04083 family peptide-modifying radical SAM enzyme: MTFHVMIIPTLNCPSNCKYCWGSENKKEMMDIEIIDQIIEWLGDFRDDKVHFTFHGGEPLLAGYDFYKIALEKLSKLPNLEGFSLQSNIWLLTEELIDLFVEYDVVVSTSIDGPKEINDYQRGEGYFDKTMSKYELAKSKGLIINFVLTVTEYSKDFSDELYEFFKGEQMSLKIHAALPSLRGDNADPWALNQEEHGKLLIDWLDKYLYDLDKFSIMDLDHITKSSLRRRGTLCTFADCIGTTLAVGADGAIYPCYRFVGMEDYVLGNVSTNPSFDDLKDSDAWAKLQEFRDYVDENCKKCRHVKYCEGGCPYNAIVAYQTPQAVDPQCTAYKMIFGEVSKRMNKEFAKSAFGMGGPAPRKEGDPFSIMDLAMK, from the coding sequence ATGACGTTTCATGTAATGATTATCCCTACTCTGAATTGTCCATCCAATTGCAAATATTGTTGGGGTTCTGAAAATAAAAAAGAAATGATGGATATAGAAATAATTGACCAGATTATTGAATGGTTGGGTGATTTTAGGGACGATAAGGTTCATTTTACTTTCCATGGTGGTGAACCCCTCCTTGCAGGTTATGATTTTTATAAGATTGCTCTTGAAAAGCTGTCTAAATTACCGAATTTAGAGGGATTTTCTCTTCAAAGTAATATTTGGCTTTTAACTGAGGAATTGATAGACCTGTTCGTCGAATATGATGTAGTGGTAAGTACAAGCATTGATGGTCCAAAGGAAATCAATGATTATCAAAGGGGAGAAGGTTACTTTGATAAAACCATGTCCAAATACGAGCTTGCAAAAAGCAAAGGCTTAATAATCAATTTTGTTTTGACGGTTACTGAATATTCTAAGGACTTTTCCGATGAATTGTATGAGTTCTTTAAAGGAGAACAAATGAGTTTAAAGATTCATGCAGCACTTCCATCTTTAAGGGGAGACAATGCAGATCCATGGGCTCTCAATCAGGAAGAACATGGAAAATTGCTCATTGATTGGCTCGATAAATATCTTTATGATCTGGACAAGTTCTCAATAATGGATTTGGACCATATCACAAAATCCAGTTTAAGGAGAAGAGGAACTCTATGCACATTTGCTGACTGTATAGGAACTACATTGGCTGTCGGAGCAGACGGTGCAATATATCCTTGTTATAGGTTTGTTGGAATGGAAGATTATGTTTTAGGCAATGTTTCAACTAATCCTAGCTTTGATGATTTAAAGGATTCTGATGCATGGGCAAAGCTTCAGGAATTCAGAGATTATGTTGATGAAAACTGTAAGAAATGCAGACATGTTAAATATTGTGAAGGAGGCTGTCCTTATAATGCAATTGTTGCATATCAGACTCCGCAGGCTGTTGATCCTCAGTGTACGGCATATAAGATGATTTTCGGCGAAGTTTCTAAAAGAATGAATAAGGAATTTGCAAAATCCGCTTTTGGAATGGGAGGGCCGGCACCTAGAAAAGAAGGCGATCCTTTCAGCATTATGGATTTGGCCATGAAATAA
- a CDS encoding TIGR04165 family Cys-rich peptide, whose protein sequence is MKLEELIAPCPKCGSKDKIAHRKLLDNHRAHAEMETVKCEECGYIFFVNESMDEDEKKKLLNELNKVYG, encoded by the coding sequence ATGAAATTGGAAGAATTAATTGCGCCATGCCCAAAATGCGGTTCAAAAGATAAGATAGCTCATAGAAAGCTCTTAGACAATCATCGAGCACATGCTGAGATGGAAACTGTTAAATGTGAAGAATGCGGCTATATTTTCTTTGTAAACGAAAGTATGGATGAAGATGAGAAAAAGAAATTATTAAACGAATTAAATAAAGTTTATGGTTAA
- a CDS encoding aldo/keto reductase, whose amino-acid sequence MQYRLIEKTGDKIFPLGFGAMRLPLKNGKIDRDKAKELIYYAIDQGVNFIDTAYLYGDSETFLGEILKGDYSDKVKISTKLPAINVRKYEDMEDILDEQLKRLQRDFIDYYLVHAVDLKAMNRLIKKDLFKFLNKARSEGKIKHIGFSYHGPKEEFPILIDGYDWDVVMVQYNYFDENVQASVEGIEHAASKGMGIFIMEPLKGGILAGKMPNEAEEVFKKANPNKSNAQWAMEWVLNNRNVTCVFSGMNSFEQLDENLEIAYKTTPLSMSFEDMETVELVKRVMRNSLKINCSTCGYCMPCPQGVNIPECMKIYNEKYLFNHKGFMNQSQIDYFQYVGGIMGNSGNAGKCNGCGRCLRKCPQKLDIISELDKVKKEFELPGMKYVLSFVRHIGFPMYRLFVKLLNR is encoded by the coding sequence ATGCAGTACAGATTAATTGAAAAGACTGGAGATAAGATTTTTCCATTGGGGTTCGGTGCAATGAGATTGCCCCTTAAAAATGGTAAAATCGATAGAGATAAGGCTAAAGAATTAATCTATTATGCAATTGACCAAGGAGTTAATTTTATTGATACTGCATATCTTTACGGAGATAGTGAAACGTTTTTAGGTGAAATTCTTAAAGGAGACTATTCCGATAAAGTCAAAATATCCACTAAATTGCCTGCCATTAACGTTCGAAAATATGAGGATATGGAAGATATCCTGGACGAACAGCTTAAAAGGCTTCAAAGGGATTTCATTGATTACTATCTGGTTCATGCCGTTGATTTAAAGGCAATGAATAGGCTCATTAAAAAAGATCTGTTTAAATTCTTAAATAAAGCCCGCAGTGAAGGCAAAATTAAGCACATCGGTTTTTCATATCATGGCCCTAAAGAAGAATTCCCAATATTGATTGACGGTTATGATTGGGATGTGGTGATGGTTCAATATAATTATTTTGATGAGAATGTCCAGGCCAGTGTTGAAGGCATTGAACATGCAGCTTCCAAAGGCATGGGTATATTCATAATGGAACCTTTAAAAGGAGGTATTCTTGCAGGTAAAATGCCTAATGAAGCTGAAGAGGTATTTAAAAAAGCAAATCCCAATAAAAGTAATGCTCAATGGGCTATGGAATGGGTTTTAAATAATCGTAACGTTACATGTGTATTTTCCGGAATGAACTCGTTTGAACAATTGGATGAAAATCTGGAAATAGCGTATAAAACAACTCCATTATCCATGAGTTTTGAGGATATGGAAACAGTTGAACTTGTAAAGAGAGTTATGAGGAATTCCCTTAAAATCAACTGTTCCACCTGTGGCTATTGTATGCCTTGTCCGCAGGGCGTTAACATTCCTGAATGTATGAAAATCTACAACGAGAAATATTTATTCAACCATAAAGGCTTTATGAATCAGTCTCAAATTGATTATTTTCAGTATGTGGGTGGAATAATGGGCAATTCCGGAAATGCCGGCAAATGTAATGGTTGCGGGCGATGCTTAAGAAAATGTCCTCAAAAGCTGGATATTATTTCGGAATTGGATAAAGTCAAAAAAGAATTTGAATTGCCTGGCATGAAATATGTCCTGTCATTTGTTCGCCATATTGGTTTTCCTATGTATAGGCTATTTGTTAAACTGTTGAACCGCTAA
- the galU gene encoding UTP--glucose-1-phosphate uridylyltransferase GalU: MKAVIPAAGFGTRFLPATKAQPKEMLPVYDKPTIQYVIEEAVASGIDDILIVTGRNKRSIEDHFDKSFELEQTLQSAGKDDRLRQVRAITDLADICYVRQKDQKGLGDAIYCAKKHVGGEAFAVLLGDSITKGPVPCTKQLIDVYEKYGASAISLEEVPKEKVERYGIIKGTEVENNVYDIEKLVEKPLAHQAPSNLAIMGRYVLTPDIFDKIDETEPGVGGEIQLTDALSKLDSIYGVTFEGKTYDIGNRFEWLKTSIEFALDDEESKDALIDYMKCMIHSCE; this comes from the coding sequence ATGAAAGCAGTAATTCCTGCAGCAGGTTTCGGAACAAGATTTTTGCCTGCTACTAAGGCTCAGCCTAAAGAAATGTTGCCTGTTTATGACAAGCCAACTATTCAGTATGTTATAGAGGAAGCTGTGGCTTCAGGTATTGACGATATTTTAATTGTAACCGGTAGAAACAAACGTTCTATTGAAGATCATTTTGACAAATCATTTGAGCTTGAACAGACTTTGCAAAGTGCAGGCAAGGACGATCGCCTAAGGCAGGTCCGTGCAATTACCGATTTGGCAGATATCTGCTATGTAAGGCAAAAGGATCAGAAAGGTCTTGGAGATGCAATCTACTGCGCCAAAAAGCATGTCGGCGGAGAAGCATTTGCTGTGCTTTTGGGTGATTCAATCACGAAAGGCCCTGTTCCATGCACTAAACAGCTGATTGACGTTTATGAAAAGTATGGGGCATCCGCAATCTCACTTGAAGAGGTTCCTAAAGAAAAGGTTGAAAGATATGGTATCATCAAGGGAACCGAAGTTGAAAACAACGTCTATGACATTGAAAAGCTAGTTGAAAAGCCACTGGCTCATCAGGCTCCTTCAAATCTGGCCATTATGGGTCGTTATGTCTTGACTCCAGACATTTTCGACAAGATTGATGAAACCGAACCTGGTGTGGGCGGTGAAATCCAGCTTACCGATGCATTATCCAAGCTCGACTCAATTTACGGAGTGACCTTCGAGGGAAAAACCTATGACATAGGAAACCGTTTCGAATGGCTAAAGACTTCAATCGAGTTTGCATTGGATGATGAAGAGTCCAAGGACGCATTGATTGATTACATGAAATGCATGATTCACAGCTGTGAATAA
- a CDS encoding DUF371 domain-containing protein, translated as MEFKIKSKGHKNVSSLHKSTFEITKDPEIGPTADCIIGVDMDDSMCDFPEEFKKRIADSNTKIAVILDTPNGHDEIMGYGHENLTLTHPTDIVCRTSNFTCPRTLMIKSSKAARDLEEDLINDLKNEETLEVTIKIVEK; from the coding sequence ATGGAATTTAAAATCAAATCAAAGGGTCATAAGAACGTATCTTCCCTTCATAAATCTACTTTTGAAATTACTAAAGATCCTGAAATCGGGCCTACTGCAGACTGCATTATCGGCGTTGATATGGATGATTCAATGTGTGATTTTCCTGAGGAGTTTAAGAAAAGGATAGCTGATTCCAATACCAAAATAGCCGTAATACTGGACACACCAAACGGACATGATGAAATAATGGGTTACGGCCATGAAAATCTCACGTTAACACATCCGACGGATATTGTGTGCAGAACCAGCAATTTCACCTGCCCGAGAACTCTCATGATAAAATCTTCAAAGGCGGCCCGTGACCTTGAAGAGGATTTAATCAACGATTTAAAAAATGAGGAAACACTTGAAGTTACCATAAAAATAGTCGAAAAATAG
- a CDS encoding tetratricopeptide repeat protein — translation MNFYEYETDEIELLENVTKHISKRQYDKALECINNVDSFEITDPLIMMSKAQCYLRLDERTKANETYEKAIKLCDEKLKDKRAPFILNIKGNCNLLLKRYEKAIECYDEVLEMDDRNTIAISFKSVALIRLDENDAANECLERLLQIDSDNNDIKLFKVQYLNGIGDYEESLKILDEVLNSPYEYSQAYMLKSDALFETGHVNEALKDINRSLELNPDVSYSWYLKARILMEKSINEDAIECFKKAIDMDNNIDCYWFDMASCYLSMSMHNDAYDSYAKAFELNPHSGGIANPEIFLDFINDLKLTG, via the coding sequence ATGAATTTTTATGAATATGAAACTGATGAAATTGAACTGCTTGAAAACGTCACAAAACACATCAGCAAAAGGCAGTATGACAAGGCGCTTGAATGCATAAACAACGTTGATTCATTTGAAATAACCGATCCCCTAATCATGATGAGCAAGGCACAATGCTATTTAAGATTGGATGAAAGAACAAAGGCAAATGAAACCTATGAAAAGGCCATTAAGCTTTGCGATGAAAAACTTAAAGACAAAAGGGCGCCGTTCATCTTAAACATTAAGGGAAACTGCAATCTGCTTTTGAAAAGATATGAAAAGGCCATTGAATGCTATGATGAAGTGCTGGAAATGGATGATAGGAATACTATTGCAATAAGTTTCAAGTCCGTTGCACTAATCCGCCTGGATGAAAATGACGCCGCAAACGAATGCCTGGAGCGATTATTGCAAATCGACAGCGACAACAATGACATCAAGCTTTTCAAAGTCCAGTACCTCAACGGAATCGGAGATTACGAAGAATCACTTAAAATCCTCGATGAGGTTTTAAACAGTCCCTATGAATACTCTCAGGCCTACATGCTCAAATCTGATGCGCTCTTTGAAACCGGCCATGTCAATGAGGCCTTGAAGGATATTAACAGATCTCTGGAACTGAACCCTGACGTTTCATATTCCTGGTATCTTAAGGCCAGAATCCTTATGGAGAAGTCAATCAATGAAGACGCCATTGAATGCTTTAAAAAAGCCATTGACATGGACAATAATATCGACTGCTACTGGTTTGACATGGCATCCTGCTATTTGAGCATGTCAATGCATAACGATGCCTACGATAGCTATGCCAAGGCTTTCGAGCTTAATCCCCACAGCGGCGGAATTGCAAATCCCGAAATCTTTTTGGATTTCATAAATGATTTGAAACTGACTGGCTAG
- a CDS encoding GIY-YIG nuclease family protein has protein sequence MKGCYCLIIEVSENMNLKVGSRLESDFKKGHYVYIGSAMNGIESRVKRHLSSSKKIHWHIDYLLKYAKIVEIIYNVDKKVECDLSRHLAIDNDYINGFGCSDCDCDSHLYYFKNKKEAIEAVINAYDSIACDFRIGISAFS, from the coding sequence ATGAAAGGTTGCTATTGTCTGATTATTGAAGTGAGCGAAAACATGAATTTGAAAGTGGGTTCAAGGCTTGAAAGCGATTTCAAAAAAGGCCATTATGTCTATATCGGTTCGGCCATGAACGGGATTGAATCAAGGGTAAAAAGACACCTCTCATCTTCCAAAAAAATTCATTGGCATATAGATTACCTTTTAAAGTACGCTAAAATAGTGGAAATCATCTATAACGTAGATAAGAAAGTGGAGTGCGATTTATCAAGGCATTTAGCAATTGATAATGATTATATTAATGGCTTTGGCTGCAGTGACTGCGACTGTGATAGTCACTTATATTACTTCAAAAACAAAAAAGAAGCTATTGAGGCTGTAATTAATGCTTACGACTCAATAGCATGTGATTTTAGAATTGGTATTTCTGCCTTTTCTTGA
- a CDS encoding helicase HerA-like domain-containing protein, with protein sequence MFVEDKILIGGDVYLLPKMANRHGLIAGATGTGKTITLKTLAESFSDMGVPVFLADMKGDISGLAKTGEMNDNIAKRVEGIDSFKLKSYPVEFWDLFGEKGLPIRVSLSEMGPVLLSKILNLTEAQSGVLNIVFKVADDESLLIIDIKDLKSMINYVVENKDVYEPQYGAIAAKSANTILRSLITLEDQGGNDFFGEPALELNDFIRLDDSGAGIINILDAQKLSMSPEIYSSFLLWMLSSLYEQLPEVGDADKPKFVFFFDEAHLLFDDMSPEFLKKIEQITRLIRSKGVGLYFISQSPADIPDEILSQLGNRIQHALRAYTPKDQKAVKVAAQTFRPNPDFDTADVISNLGIGQALVSVLDADGVPTIVQQVNIIAPQSYIGPIDDGLRAELINLSEFKDKYQQAVDSESAYELLAQKINDNENIESEVIPAPEVTPEAAPEAAPAEEPQQDAPSIGGFDLGTILGGGQAAGGKRTKKTAQQKAVEKAATTAANTVAREVTKGIMRGLFGQMK encoded by the coding sequence ATGTTTGTAGAAGATAAAATATTAATCGGCGGTGACGTTTATTTACTGCCGAAAATGGCAAATAGACACGGTTTAATTGCGGGTGCAACGGGAACCGGTAAAACGATAACCTTAAAAACACTAGCTGAATCATTCAGTGATATGGGAGTGCCGGTATTCTTGGCGGACATGAAAGGAGACATTTCAGGTCTTGCTAAAACCGGTGAAATGAATGACAACATCGCTAAAAGGGTTGAAGGAATCGATTCCTTTAAGCTCAAATCCTATCCTGTTGAATTCTGGGACTTGTTCGGCGAAAAAGGTCTGCCTATACGTGTTTCCCTATCCGAAATGGGTCCTGTATTGCTTTCTAAAATATTAAACCTTACGGAAGCTCAAAGCGGAGTTTTAAATATTGTATTTAAGGTTGCGGATGACGAATCCCTTCTTATCATAGACATTAAGGACTTGAAGTCCATGATTAATTATGTCGTTGAAAACAAGGACGTTTACGAACCTCAATACGGTGCAATTGCAGCAAAATCAGCCAATACGATATTAAGAAGCTTAATAACCCTTGAAGATCAGGGTGGAAACGATTTCTTCGGAGAACCTGCCTTGGAATTGAACGACTTCATCAGGCTTGACGATTCAGGTGCGGGAATTATCAATATATTGGATGCCCAAAAGCTCTCCATGTCTCCTGAAATCTATTCCTCATTCCTTCTCTGGATGCTTTCTTCACTTTATGAACAGCTTCCTGAAGTTGGGGATGCGGACAAGCCTAAATTCGTATTCTTCTTTGATGAGGCTCATTTATTGTTTGATGATATGAGTCCGGAATTTTTAAAGAAAATCGAACAGATTACCCGTCTGATCCGTTCAAAAGGTGTCGGTCTGTATTTCATCTCACAGTCACCTGCAGACATTCCGGATGAAATTCTAAGCCAGCTTGGTAACAGGATTCAGCATGCTTTAAGGGCATACACTCCTAAGGACCAGAAGGCGGTTAAAGTAGCTGCGCAGACTTTCAGACCTAACCCTGACTTTGACACTGCAGATGTCATTTCCAATCTGGGTATCGGGCAGGCGCTAGTTTCAGTTCTCGACGCTGATGGTGTACCGACAATTGTCCAGCAGGTCAATATCATTGCGCCTCAGTCATATATCGGACCGATTGATGACGGACTTCGTGCGGAACTTATTAACTTATCCGAATTCAAGGATAAGTATCAGCAGGCCGTTGACAGCGAATCAGCCTATGAGCTTCTTGCTCAGAAAATCAATGACAATGAAAACATTGAAAGCGAAGTGATTCCGGCTCCTGAAGTTACTCCTGAAGCAGCTCCTGAAGCTGCACCTGCCGAAGAGCCTCAGCAGGACGCCCCATCCATTGGAGGTTTTGACCTGGGTACTATTTTAGGCGGAGGTCAGGCTGCAGGCGGAAAAAGAACCAAAAAGACAGCTCAGCAAAAGGCAGTTGAAAAGGCAGCTACTACGGCGGCAAATACCGTTGCCCGCGAAGTTACAAAAGGAATTATGAGAGGATTATTCGGTCAGATGAAGTGA
- a CDS encoding DUF5814 domain-containing protein — protein sequence MLVIKKVKKQWKLFPIGSPKGALNNKRTPEFVGTIKFQNTASGLAISRFVADYSYNDNSSLSEKLLPPQEVNKLLRSQAVFLATKDSDVEDFLKRLNIKVRYTQVCDFCAYEGNITIINSNFSYQYNNQLICKNCAHDTIKNEMKLRGFDKKIFRNLKDTLDRTGDLEKTLSVLNPDFNPLKNRDLTLFDKTSSKSKVKIPPVEMKRLKINPNFRDILIQNGNDKLLPVQYLAIREGLLKGEDLLVVSATGSGKTLIGELAGITQALEGRKFIFLTPLVALANQKYRDFKRKYKKLGLNVAIKVGRNRVKAKGELKLPDSDVTKADIVVATYEGIDFLLRSGNSKSLSNLGVVLIDEIHMIDDEDRGTRLNGLIKRIKHLYPKTQIIGLSATVKNPEFLSREFNMKLVEYPDRPVPLERHLVYMRNESSKRHLMAKLAKREFNTKSRKGYRGQSIIFTNSRRKTHKIASFLQEKHINAAAYHAGLSYYKKEKIEKDFDKAKLSVVVTTAALAAGVDFPASQVIFDSLVMGNKWINPNEFSQMLGRAGRPSYHDRGIVYLLPEIGNDFAGESEEAKALELLESNSEDVFIEYDEESSYEQILADISSNSIKSFKELAEFYRNIDVPISLRIAVDEMTDLGLITKDFKITDYGRATSVSFLSLEDAEFIRTALDDWDYLINYVRLSPMYKKREEYDKLQVKIIAMALDLELFDNAYLSPVVHNQIANALKIKFSTRLFAESTLDIISSGEALDKLDSKFQDAMIRLQSDFMKCNCQDRPFCRCLQLGISELIISERLKGKDPVDISKKLFRKYQIQVYPGDIFSWLDNFVKNLDAIKRISKAFNRTKIERKTSYLIKKIENG from the coding sequence TTCCCTATCGGTTCTCCAAAAGGTGCTCTTAACAATAAAAGGACGCCTGAGTTTGTAGGCACTATCAAATTCCAGAACACTGCTTCAGGTCTTGCAATCTCCAGATTCGTTGCAGACTATTCCTATAATGACAATTCAAGCTTATCAGAAAAATTATTGCCTCCTCAGGAAGTAAACAAGCTTTTAAGAAGCCAGGCCGTTTTTCTTGCAACAAAAGACAGTGATGTTGAGGATTTCCTGAAAAGACTGAACATCAAAGTCAGATACACTCAGGTCTGTGATTTCTGCGCTTATGAGGGAAACATTACCATTATCAATTCAAACTTTTCATATCAATATAACAATCAGCTGATATGCAAAAACTGCGCTCACGATACAATCAAAAACGAGATGAAGCTCAGGGGCTTTGATAAAAAGATTTTCAGAAACCTTAAAGACACTCTCGACAGAACAGGAGATTTGGAAAAGACCCTCTCCGTTTTAAACCCGGACTTTAATCCGCTTAAAAACAGGGATTTGACACTGTTTGATAAGACATCTTCAAAATCAAAAGTCAAGATACCTCCGGTTGAAATGAAGCGCCTAAAGATTAATCCTAATTTCAGGGATATTCTGATTCAAAACGGAAATGACAAATTGTTGCCGGTTCAGTATCTGGCTATCCGTGAAGGACTGCTTAAGGGAGAGGATTTGCTTGTTGTAAGTGCCACCGGAAGCGGTAAGACATTAATCGGTGAACTTGCAGGTATCACGCAGGCTCTTGAAGGCAGAAAATTCATTTTCCTCACTCCTCTGGTCGCCCTTGCAAACCAGAAATACAGGGATTTCAAAAGGAAATACAAAAAGCTCGGCTTGAACGTAGCCATTAAGGTGGGACGCAATCGTGTAAAGGCCAAAGGAGAGCTTAAACTTCCTGACAGTGACGTTACTAAAGCAGACATTGTCGTTGCAACCTATGAAGGAATCGACTTTCTTTTAAGAAGCGGAAATTCAAAATCATTAAGCAACCTTGGTGTCGTTTTAATAGATGAAATTCATATGATTGACGATGAGGACAGGGGAACCCGATTGAACGGGCTGATAAAGCGCATTAAGCATTTATATCCAAAAACCCAAATCATCGGATTGTCAGCTACCGTTAAGAATCCTGAATTCCTGTCAAGGGAATTTAATATGAAGCTGGTTGAATATCCCGACAGACCCGTGCCTTTGGAAAGGCATCTTGTTTATATGAGAAACGAGTCCTCAAAGCGCCACTTGATGGCCAAGCTGGCTAAAAGGGAATTCAATACCAAATCCAGGAAAGGATATAGGGGACAAAGCATAATATTTACCAATTCAAGACGCAAGACCCACAAGATTGCAAGTTTCTTGCAGGAAAAGCACATTAATGCGGCTGCATACCATGCAGGATTGTCATATTACAAAAAGGAAAAGATAGAAAAGGACTTTGACAAGGCCAAGTTATCGGTTGTCGTCACGACAGCAGCACTTGCTGCAGGGGTTGACTTTCCTGCATCACAGGTAATCTTCGATTCCCTTGTAATGGGAAACAAGTGGATTAATCCAAATGAATTCTCACAGATGCTCGGACGTGCCGGAAGGCCAAGCTATCATGACCGAGGTATTGTATACTTGCTTCCAGAAATCGGAAATGACTTTGCAGGTGAAAGTGAGGAAGCAAAAGCATTGGAACTTCTTGAAAGCAACAGTGAGGATGTATTCATTGAGTATGATGAGGAAAGCTCTTACGAGCAGATTCTAGCGGATATCTCTTCAAATTCCATTAAAAGCTTTAAGGAACTGGCTGAATTCTACAGAAATATTGACGTTCCAATAAGCTTAAGGATAGCTGTTGATGAAATGACCGATTTGGGACTGATAACCAAAGACTTTAAGATAACCGATTACGGAAGGGCAACTTCTGTTTCATTTTTGAGCCTGGAGGATGCGGAGTTTATCCGAACAGCTCTGGACGACTGGGACTATTTAATTAATTACGTAAGGCTCTCTCCAATGTATAAAAAAAGGGAGGAATACGATAAGCTTCAGGTAAAGATTATTGCAATGGCTCTTGATTTGGAATTGTTTGATAACGCTTATCTCTCTCCGGTTGTCCACAATCAGATTGCAAACGCCTTAAAGATTAAGTTTTCAACAAGACTTTTCGCTGAATCCACTTTAGATATCATATCCTCCGGCGAAGCCTTAGACAAGCTTGACAGCAAATTCCAGGACGCCATGATACGCCTTCAAAGCGATTTCATGAAATGTAACTGCCAAGACAGGCCATTCTGCAGATGCCTGCAGCTTGGAATATCCGAATTAATAATAAGTGAACGTCTCAAGGGAAAGGATCCCGTTGACATATCAAAAAAGCTATTCAGAAAATATCAGATTCAAGTCTATCCCGGAGACATATTCTCCTGGCTGGATAATTTTGTAAAAAACCTTGATGCAATTAAAAGAATATCAAAAGCTTTTAATCGCACAAAAATAGAACGTAAAACTTCTTATTTAATTAAAAAAATAGAAAATGGTTAG